The following proteins are encoded in a genomic region of Reichenbachiella sp.:
- the aroC gene encoding chorismate synthase, whose product MSNSFGSLFKITTFGESHGRAIGVTIDGCPAGIEVDEAFIQSELERRKPGQSKITTQRKEPDSFEILSGVFEGKTTGTPIAMVIHNTDQKSKDYAHIAKSYRPSHADFTYQEKYGIRDYRGGGRSSARETAARVAAGALAKLALRQLGIEVFAYVSQVGDLKTEKSYLELDLSKTENNIVRCPDESMAEEMISFIDGVRKNGDTVGGVVTGVIKGTPVGLGEPVFDKLHARLGAAMLGINAVKGFEYGSGFEGAKMKGSAHNDIIEKDGDQVKTRTNLSGGIQGGISNGEDIYFNVAFKPVATIMRDQESVDQDGNKITVSGKGRHDPCVVPRAVPIVEAMSALTILDFYLLNKSRRL is encoded by the coding sequence ATGAGTAATTCATTCGGATCTTTATTCAAGATCACTACATTTGGAGAATCACATGGCAGAGCCATAGGAGTAACTATTGATGGTTGTCCAGCCGGCATTGAGGTAGACGAAGCCTTCATCCAATCCGAGCTAGAACGAAGAAAACCCGGCCAATCCAAGATTACTACGCAGCGAAAAGAGCCAGACAGTTTTGAGATCTTATCCGGCGTGTTTGAAGGTAAAACTACTGGAACTCCTATCGCCATGGTCATTCACAATACCGATCAGAAAAGTAAGGATTACGCTCATATTGCCAAGTCATACAGACCATCTCACGCTGATTTTACCTATCAGGAGAAATATGGGATAAGAGATTACCGTGGAGGAGGCAGAAGTTCTGCACGCGAAACAGCCGCCAGAGTAGCAGCTGGTGCGTTGGCCAAACTTGCCTTGCGCCAATTGGGCATTGAAGTCTTCGCTTATGTGTCTCAAGTAGGCGATTTGAAAACGGAGAAGTCCTACCTAGAGCTAGATCTTTCAAAAACAGAAAACAACATCGTGAGATGCCCGGATGAATCCATGGCCGAAGAAATGATTTCATTCATTGATGGCGTTCGTAAAAATGGAGATACTGTAGGGGGAGTTGTCACTGGCGTGATAAAAGGTACTCCGGTTGGGCTAGGCGAGCCGGTCTTTGACAAACTGCATGCTCGACTGGGTGCAGCTATGCTCGGTATCAATGCAGTGAAAGGCTTCGAATATGGCAGCGGATTTGAAGGGGCCAAAATGAAAGGCTCAGCGCACAACGACATCATCGAAAAAGATGGAGATCAAGTAAAAACTCGCACCAACCTATCTGGCGGTATACAAGGAGGTATTTCCAATGGAGAAGACATTTACTTCAATGTGGCTTTCAAACCAGTAGCTACCATCATGCGCGATCAGGAATCGGTAGATCAGGATGGAAATAAAATAACCGTTTCTGGTAAAGGAAGACATGATCCGTGTGTCGTACCAAGAGCCGTGCCTATCGTGGAGGCCATGTCTGCTTTGACTATTCTCGACTTTTATCTGTTGAATAAATCGAGAAGATTGTAG